A stretch of Carnobacteriaceae bacterium zg-C25 DNA encodes these proteins:
- the rplU gene encoding 50S ribosomal protein L21: protein MYAIIKTGGKQVKVEVGQAIYVEKLNAEAGETVTFDEVVFVGGDSVKVGAPFVTGATVEGTVEKQGRQKKVVTFKYKRRKDTHRKQGHRQPYTKVVINAINA from the coding sequence ATGTACGCAATCATCAAAACAGGTGGAAAACAAGTTAAAGTTGAAGTTGGTCAAGCAATCTACGTTGAAAAATTAAACGCAGAAGCTGGCGAAACAGTAACATTTGACGAAGTTGTTTTCGTAGGTGGAGATTCAGTTAAAGTGGGTGCTCCGTTCGTAACTGGCGCAACTGTTGAAGGAACTGTTGAAAAACAAGGCCGTCAAAAGAAAGTTGTAACGTTCAAATACAAACGTAGAAAAGATACTCACCGTAAACAAGGTCACCGTCAACCATATACAAAAGTTGTCATTAACGCAATTAACGCGTAA
- the rpmA gene encoding 50S ribosomal protein L27: MLKLNLQLFAHKKGGGSTSNGRDSQAKRLGAKRADGQYVLGGAILYRQRGTKIHPGVNVGRGGDDTLFAKVDGVVRFERLGRDKKQVSVYPAPAK; this comes from the coding sequence ATGTTGAAATTGAATTTACAATTATTCGCGCATAAAAAAGGTGGGGGTTCTACTTCCAACGGTCGTGATTCACAAGCAAAACGTTTAGGTGCTAAACGTGCTGATGGTCAATACGTATTGGGTGGTGCCATTTTATACCGTCAACGCGGAACTAAAATTCATCCAGGTGTTAACGTAGGTCGCGGTGGCGATGATACTTTATTCGCTAAAGTAGACGGAGTTGTTCGTTTTGAACGTTTAGGACGTGACAAAAAACAAGTTTCTGTATACCCAGCACCAGCAAAATAA
- a CDS encoding DEAD/DEAH box helicase — MNFKQYEFKSFLVKALDDLKFNKPTSVQEKVIPLVLKGDSIIAQSQTGSGKSHSFLLPLIHQIDETLPQVQVMITSPSRELANQLYAVTKQLLVHSEITVSNFVGGTDKQRQIAKLQANQPHIVIGTPGRILDLMKENAIVPTYVNALVIDEADMTLDLGFLDDVDNIASQFSKELQMLVFSATIPQKLKPFLKKYMENPSEITIENEAIVATTVTNKLLSTKGQDPIELLHEVLTLGQPYLAMVFANTKQYVEKITYALREKGLKVAMIHGDVPARSRKQIMRQIQQLDYQFVVASDLAARGIDIEGVSLVVNMEIPKELDFFVHRVGRTGRNGLLGEAITFYTPEDDYSISLLEKRGIEFKPVVLKNGELQETFDRRRREKREKTAEVEKDAVVTGMIKKAKKRVKPGYKRKLNEQIKQRQRQTRKKANAANKKK; from the coding sequence ATGAATTTTAAACAATATGAGTTCAAATCGTTTTTAGTGAAAGCGTTAGATGATTTGAAATTTAACAAACCGACAAGCGTTCAAGAAAAAGTTATCCCGCTTGTTTTAAAGGGAGATAGCATTATTGCACAATCGCAAACGGGAAGTGGAAAAAGTCATAGTTTTCTTTTGCCGTTAATTCATCAAATTGATGAGACGTTACCGCAAGTTCAAGTGATGATTACATCGCCTAGTCGAGAGTTAGCGAATCAATTATACGCTGTGACAAAACAACTATTGGTTCATAGTGAGATTACGGTGTCAAATTTTGTTGGTGGGACAGACAAGCAACGCCAAATTGCGAAATTACAAGCGAATCAGCCACACATTGTTATTGGAACACCGGGTCGTATTTTAGATTTAATGAAAGAAAATGCGATTGTACCAACGTATGTCAATGCACTAGTTATTGACGAAGCCGATATGACACTTGATTTAGGTTTTTTAGATGACGTTGACAATATTGCGTCACAATTTTCAAAAGAATTGCAAATGCTAGTGTTTTCTGCAACTATCCCTCAAAAATTAAAACCGTTTTTGAAAAAATATATGGAAAACCCTAGTGAAATCACCATTGAAAATGAAGCAATTGTTGCAACGACGGTTACAAATAAATTGCTCTCTACAAAAGGACAAGATCCAATTGAATTGTTACATGAGGTGCTCACATTAGGTCAACCATACTTAGCAATGGTTTTCGCCAATACAAAACAATACGTTGAAAAAATAACGTACGCGCTTCGTGAAAAAGGGTTAAAAGTCGCGATGATTCACGGAGATGTCCCAGCGCGCAGTCGTAAACAAATTATGCGACAAATTCAACAATTAGATTATCAGTTTGTCGTAGCAAGTGACTTGGCGGCTCGTGGTATTGATATTGAAGGGGTATCGCTAGTCGTCAATATGGAAATACCGAAAGAACTAGATTTCTTTGTTCATCGTGTGGGACGTACTGGGCGTAACGGCTTATTAGGAGAAGCAATTACTTTTTATACACCGGAAGATGATTACAGTATTAGTTTGCTTGAAAAACGTGGTATTGAATTTAAGCCTGTCGTATTGAAAAATGGAGAATTGCAAGAAACGTTTGATCGCCGTCGTCGTGAAAAACGTGAAAAAACAGCAGAAGTTGAAAAAGATGCGGTTGTAACGGGTATGATCAAAAAAGCGAAAAAGCGTGTGAAACCTGGATATAAACGTAAATTAAATGAGCAAATTAAACAACGTCAACGTCAAACCCGTAAAAAAGCAAACGCTGCGAATAAAAAGAAATAG
- a CDS encoding DUF1129 family protein — protein MSKHNEEMKIDYATVNVELYKQLNKRNQQYIYDLDKALQAANVASLQRHSVKHDMMQELITAQKQGATARQIYGTVSQQVAAILSGPKEDFSKPSPDLHLFIDGALMIGAMFMVITGISSQSSFGIVSLLLNFFFGGFAMLIITKSSPKYLGITNFRNNKFLIRYIGMTALAMFVWVIGMGLMGLVPQAINPVLDGTVYIVLGVVIIALRFYLKRKLNIRGTIF, from the coding sequence ATGAGTAAACATAATGAAGAAATGAAAATTGATTACGCTACAGTAAACGTTGAGTTATACAAACAATTAAATAAACGTAACCAACAATATATTTATGATTTAGATAAGGCTTTACAAGCAGCCAACGTTGCTAGTTTACAACGCCATTCTGTAAAACACGATATGATGCAAGAGTTAATTACTGCACAAAAACAAGGTGCTACAGCGCGTCAAATTTATGGTACGGTATCTCAACAAGTGGCGGCTATATTATCTGGTCCAAAAGAAGATTTCTCAAAACCGTCACCTGACTTGCATTTGTTTATCGACGGGGCATTAATGATTGGTGCCATGTTTATGGTCATTACGGGTATCTCTTCGCAAAGTTCGTTTGGGATTGTATCGTTATTGCTTAACTTTTTCTTTGGTGGGTTTGCCATGTTAATTATTACAAAATCATCACCAAAATATTTAGGTATAACAAATTTTAGAAATAATAAATTTTTAATACGCTACATTGGAATGACAGCGTTAGCGATGTTTGTTTGGGTTATTGGAATGGGATTGATGGGATTAGTCCCACAAGCCATTAATCCAGTCTTAGATGGTACAGTTTACATTGTTTTAGGTGTAGTGATTATTGCGTTACGTTTTTACTTAAAACGTAAGTTAAATATTCGTGGAACAATATTTTAA
- a CDS encoding rhodanese-like domain-containing protein yields MSFGQVFQMLIIIFAIGYALYQIFLFVERRTSAKYVTGEEMMAAGKGIQIIDVRERDEFNRKHILGARNIPYTQFKQMYSKIRKDQPVYVYDQFGFMAGRAAGKLKRLGYKNIYLLKGGLERFEGKVKTKVD; encoded by the coding sequence ATGAGTTTTGGACAAGTTTTTCAAATGCTAATTATTATTTTTGCAATTGGATATGCGTTGTATCAAATATTTTTATTTGTAGAGCGTCGTACAAGCGCGAAATATGTCACTGGCGAAGAAATGATGGCTGCTGGAAAAGGAATTCAAATTATTGATGTTCGTGAACGTGATGAGTTTAATCGTAAACACATTTTAGGTGCGCGCAATATTCCTTATACGCAGTTTAAACAAATGTATTCAAAAATCCGTAAAGATCAACCGGTATATGTCTATGACCAATTTGGTTTTATGGCCGGACGTGCAGCGGGTAAATTGAAACGTTTAGGTTATAAAAATATTTATTTATTAAAAGGCGGTTTAGAGCGCTTTGAAGGTAAAGTAAAAACAAAAGTTGATTAA
- a CDS encoding IS30 family transposase, whose product MQEHYNTKGKHITEKERYLIEKWKKEGKSNREIGRLLGKNHQTINNEIKRGLIDLSFHGGTIEYSAQKAQNDYNHLRLAVGRTDTWTVEKENIIREKIMQKYSPEMISQLPDMPSFTTIYTWIYKGWIAGISRKHLIYPRKTKPIKSNEKRPPRKANALSIEQRPQDINERKEIGHFEIDLVILNKNRGQQLLTLTDRKTRFEIIRLIPDKTAHSVNTALTDIQQNYLIRSLTADNGSEFLKLDEAVNCPIYYAHPFSSYERGSNENSNRLIRRWFPKGTTAVTPNEVTAVEQWINRYPRKLFNYVCPYDLPEVANLLL is encoded by the coding sequence ATGCAAGAACACTATAACACAAAAGGCAAACATATTACAGAAAAAGAGCGTTATTTAATTGAAAAATGGAAAAAAGAAGGAAAAAGCAACCGAGAAATTGGTAGATTATTAGGTAAAAATCACCAAACGATTAATAACGAAATTAAACGCGGACTGATTGATTTATCTTTTCATGGTGGCACTATAGAATACTCTGCTCAAAAAGCACAGAACGATTATAATCATTTACGTTTAGCCGTAGGTAGAACGGATACGTGGACTGTAGAAAAAGAAAATATCATCAGAGAAAAAATTATGCAGAAATATTCCCCTGAAATGATTAGTCAATTACCGGATATGCCGTCTTTTACGACAATTTACACATGGATATATAAAGGATGGATAGCAGGTATTTCACGCAAACATTTGATTTACCCTAGAAAAACTAAGCCAATAAAATCAAATGAAAAACGTCCACCAAGAAAAGCAAATGCTCTCTCTATTGAACAGCGTCCACAAGACATTAACGAACGAAAAGAAATTGGGCATTTTGAAATTGATTTAGTCATTTTAAACAAGAACCGTGGACAACAGTTATTAACATTAACAGATAGAAAAACGCGATTTGAAATCATTCGTCTTATTCCTGATAAAACTGCTCACAGCGTTAATACCGCTTTGACAGACATTCAACAAAATTACTTAATCCGCTCTTTAACAGCTGATAACGGTTCGGAGTTTTTAAAATTAGATGAAGCAGTCAATTGTCCTATTTATTACGCACATCCGTTCTCTTCTTATGAGCGTGGTAGTAATGAAAATTCAAATCGCTTGATTAGACGGTGGTTCCCAAAAGGCACAACAGCCGTTACTCCTAACGAAGTAACGGCTGTTGAACAATGGATAAATCGTTATCCACGTAAATTATTTAATTATGTATGTCCTTATGACTTGCCTGAAGTGGCTAACTTACTATTGTAA
- a CDS encoding ribosomal-processing cysteine protease Prp: MIIASLKKKDDNWVAFEVSGHAGYDERGYDIVCAAVSVLATNTCNGLERIAKYRPIIDVEEDLGGFLYVESLANLTQEQQLITQILIQNFYDGLLDIQEQYPEFVTVNIVK, translated from the coding sequence ATGATAATCGCATCATTAAAAAAGAAAGATGATAATTGGGTAGCGTTTGAAGTGTCCGGTCATGCTGGATATGATGAACGTGGTTACGATATTGTCTGTGCAGCGGTATCGGTTTTAGCGACCAATACGTGTAATGGATTAGAGCGAATTGCTAAATATCGTCCGATTATAGATGTTGAGGAAGATTTGGGTGGATTTTTATATGTTGAATCGCTTGCCAATTTAACGCAAGAACAACAATTGATCACACAAATTTTGATTCAAAATTTTTACGATGGATTACTTGATATTCAAGAGCAATATCCAGAGTTTGTAACAGTAAATATAGTTAAGTAG
- a CDS encoding MerR family transcriptional regulator, producing the protein MDNLLKIGEFSRINNISIQTLRYYDDINLLKPYTVDQFTNYRYYHINQSALIDIIQYLRQLDFSLDQIQHILTDENPSRILDEIKLHADQLLDEHKKLTQKLKELDVYQKSAQLYIDYNHCPQLTFEYLPKREALTYTLEKNIYQMDDAGYEKSLRAFKNTLVNEQIVLAPFMRIGTIMEKHYFCDKKWYSNKMFIINDQLSPSNKLVSHHFPRALYAISYCHSFNDELHSLNQFHNAIKKAGYIITGDYICEVIYEHPNLKENKRHMFIRLQVPVKKASTDEIT; encoded by the coding sequence TTGGATAATCTTTTGAAAATAGGCGAATTTTCCCGCATTAATAACATTTCTATACAAACTTTACGCTATTACGATGACATCAACTTACTTAAACCGTATACAGTTGATCAATTTACAAATTATCGCTACTACCATATCAATCAATCCGCATTAATTGACATCATTCAATACTTGCGGCAACTTGATTTTTCACTCGACCAAATCCAGCATATTTTAACCGACGAAAATCCTAGTCGTATTCTGGATGAAATAAAGTTACACGCTGATCAATTGCTTGACGAACATAAAAAACTCACTCAAAAATTAAAAGAATTAGACGTATATCAAAAATCAGCGCAACTTTATATTGACTATAATCATTGTCCACAACTCACTTTTGAATATTTACCCAAACGAGAAGCACTAACGTATACATTGGAAAAAAATATTTATCAAATGGACGATGCGGGATACGAAAAAAGTCTACGTGCATTTAAAAATACATTGGTTAATGAACAAATCGTTCTCGCTCCGTTTATGCGCATTGGTACAATTATGGAAAAACACTATTTTTGTGATAAAAAATGGTACTCTAATAAAATGTTTATCATTAACGACCAATTAAGTCCGTCTAACAAGCTTGTTTCTCACCATTTCCCTAGAGCGCTATACGCCATTAGTTATTGTCACTCATTTAATGACGAGCTTCATTCATTAAACCAATTTCACAACGCCATAAAAAAAGCCGGCTATATCATAACCGGTGATTATATTTGTGAAGTGATTTATGAACACCCAAATTTAAAAGAAAATAAACGTCACATGTTCATTCGACTACAAGTACCAGTCAAAAAAGCATCAACTGATGAGATAACGTAA
- a CDS encoding dihydrodipicolinate reductase has translation MSLNKVRAIQYGCGKMSKVIFRYLIEHGVEIVGAIDNNPAVVGQDVGDFAGLGYKTGVTISNDAQAVFDSCQADIAIVTIFSYMPEMYEFYELALKNKVNVITTCEEAIYPWNTSPAETNRLDRIAKENGVTIMGSGMQDIYWINMPCLMLAGMNQVKKIKGVVSYNVEDYGLALAQAHGAGFDLDKFETEIASKESFPSYMWNAAEAICSKMNWTIASISQKSVPYTLEEDIHSETLGRVIPAGQATGMSAVTVVKTYQGVELEVECIGKVYRPEDGDMCDWYITGEPDMEFTLKKPDTVALTCGTIVNRIPSVLAAEPGFVTSEKAPSTAFATYPMHLYV, from the coding sequence ATGTCATTAAATAAAGTAAGAGCAATTCAATACGGTTGTGGAAAAATGTCAAAAGTTATTTTCCGCTACTTAATCGAGCACGGAGTGGAAATCGTAGGGGCGATTGATAACAATCCGGCTGTTGTTGGACAAGATGTCGGTGATTTTGCTGGCTTAGGCTATAAGACTGGTGTCACTATTTCAAACGATGCACAAGCAGTATTTGATAGTTGCCAAGCAGATATCGCAATTGTCACTATTTTCTCATACATGCCTGAAATGTATGAATTCTATGAATTAGCGTTGAAAAACAAAGTTAATGTTATTACAACGTGTGAAGAAGCAATTTATCCATGGAACACATCACCAGCTGAAACAAATCGTTTAGACCGTATCGCTAAAGAAAATGGCGTAACGATTATGGGTTCTGGTATGCAAGACATTTACTGGATTAATATGCCATGCTTAATGTTAGCAGGTATGAATCAAGTGAAAAAAATTAAAGGTGTTGTATCCTATAACGTAGAAGATTACGGATTAGCTTTAGCACAAGCACATGGTGCTGGTTTCGATTTAGATAAATTTGAAACAGAAATTGCGTCAAAAGAAAGTTTCCCATCTTATATGTGGAATGCTGCAGAAGCAATTTGCTCAAAAATGAATTGGACAATTGCATCTATTTCACAAAAGAGCGTTCCTTACACATTAGAAGAAGATATTCATTCTGAAACATTAGGCCGTGTCATTCCTGCAGGACAAGCAACAGGTATGTCAGCTGTAACGGTTGTGAAAACATATCAAGGTGTTGAGTTAGAAGTAGAATGTATTGGTAAAGTGTATCGTCCTGAAGATGGCGATATGTGTGATTGGTACATTACTGGTGAGCCAGATATGGAATTCACATTGAAAAAACCAGATACAGTAGCATTGACATGTGGAACAATTGTAAACCGTATCCCAAGTGTCTTGGCGGCTGAACCTGGATTTGTAACATCTGAAAAAGCACCGTCAACAGCATTTGCTACGTATCCAATGCATTTATATGTGTAA
- a CDS encoding Cys-Gln thioester bond-forming surface protein, which yields MKKFKWLATLFTGMAILLGVTTPVHAVNGTLTITPSTHSGRMEFRRAGATQNSYEDYMILNINGEPVFCLEPSIEVFQGAYVGREFNDVERINANIQIDKATFNRLTLITYYGYKVNPNHKNYHYTQALIWETLGSRAVSFNGTLSMSEYQAWKANVLNNVNNFKQVSSFHGQSHTLKVGESITLTDNYNVIQNLFVPAENGGYKFVRNGNQLTITATPNAADGRFTFSQFRDNRIHGASIIFRKAGSQTVGSFKLRDPQGTFVNLTAIKNGIIRIHKTSELDGQSIEGVEFAIVNKATGQELSRQKTDKSGVIIFRDLPANVDYIVKETKVANGYLNKRVSKEHRLQPGQEFTMTFTNEPTTAITSQATAEQGGKAVYAHENQIEKVNLDRLIKGRDYKVVSTQYDKATGKALSHQEKTFRAVDRKHTLSFTYKAPSDLQVRWCRITLRNIRVASYSAFQ from the coding sequence ATGAAAAAATTTAAATGGTTAGCCACTCTTTTTACGGGAATGGCTATTTTATTAGGCGTAACAACACCAGTTCACGCCGTTAATGGAACGTTGACAATTACACCGTCAACACATAGTGGGCGAATGGAGTTTAGACGAGCAGGGGCAACACAAAATTCGTATGAAGATTATATGATATTAAATATCAATGGTGAGCCTGTATTCTGTTTAGAGCCGAGTATAGAAGTTTTTCAGGGTGCGTATGTAGGTAGAGAATTTAATGATGTGGAGCGTATTAATGCGAATATTCAAATTGATAAAGCAACGTTTAACCGTTTAACACTTATTACCTACTATGGTTATAAAGTGAATCCAAATCATAAAAACTACCACTATACACAAGCGTTAATTTGGGAAACATTGGGTAGTAGGGCAGTATCGTTTAATGGAACATTATCAATGAGTGAATATCAAGCGTGGAAAGCGAATGTATTGAATAATGTAAATAACTTTAAGCAAGTATCTTCATTTCACGGACAATCACATACACTAAAAGTAGGAGAGAGTATCACCTTAACTGATAATTATAATGTTATTCAAAATCTCTTTGTACCAGCCGAAAACGGTGGGTATAAATTTGTGCGTAACGGCAATCAACTAACCATTACGGCAACACCGAACGCGGCAGATGGGCGATTTACTTTTTCACAATTTAGAGATAACCGTATTCACGGAGCGTCTATTATTTTCCGTAAGGCAGGTAGTCAAACAGTTGGTTCATTTAAGTTACGTGACCCACAAGGAACGTTTGTAAACTTAACGGCAATTAAAAATGGCATTATCCGAATCCATAAAACATCGGAGTTAGATGGACAGTCGATTGAAGGTGTAGAATTTGCGATTGTGAATAAAGCGACAGGACAAGAATTATCACGACAAAAGACGGATAAGAGTGGTGTGATTATATTTAGAGATTTACCAGCGAATGTCGATTATATTGTAAAAGAAACAAAAGTAGCGAATGGTTATCTCAATAAACGAGTATCAAAAGAACATCGTTTACAACCGGGACAAGAATTTACCATGACGTTTACAAACGAGCCAACAACGGCAATAACGTCACAAGCAACCGCAGAACAAGGTGGTAAAGCAGTATATGCTCACGAGAACCAAATTGAAAAAGTCAACCTTGATAGATTAATCAAAGGAAGAGATTATAAAGTTGTATCGACACAATATGATAAAGCAACAGGTAAGGCATTAAGTCACCAAGAAAAAACGTTTAGAGCAGTGGATAGAAAACACACCTTATCCTTTACCTATAAAGCACCAAGTGACTTGCAGGTACGTTGGTGTAGGATAACTTTGCGCAATATAAGGGTAGCCAGTTACAGTGCATTTCAGTAG
- a CDS encoding undecaprenyl-diphosphate phosphatase yields the protein MILEALKVIIYGIVEGITEWLPISSTGHLILLQQFLPLNVTPEFFEMFKVVIQLGAIIAVMILYFKKLNPLDKQKTNIEKQETLSIWKKVVIATLPAVLVAPLDDLLEQYLMNYYVVAIALIAYGVAFIYIERQNRDVTMATLEQLTTKTALFIGMAQVLALIPGTSRSGATILMAVLLGTSRFVATEFSFFLGIPAMFGLSGLKILKFGFHYTVDELFILIIGMLVSFVVSMIVIQKLVNYVKRHDFTLFGKYRIALGIAVLVASFFL from the coding sequence ATGATTTTAGAAGCATTAAAAGTAATTATTTACGGCATTGTTGAAGGTATTACGGAATGGTTACCGATTAGTAGTACCGGACATTTAATTTTATTACAACAATTTTTACCGTTAAATGTTACTCCAGAATTTTTTGAAATGTTTAAAGTGGTCATTCAGCTTGGTGCGATTATTGCGGTCATGATTTTATATTTCAAAAAATTAAATCCGTTAGATAAACAAAAAACAAATATTGAAAAACAAGAAACGCTATCGATTTGGAAAAAAGTGGTGATTGCTACTTTACCAGCCGTACTGGTTGCACCGTTAGATGATTTGTTAGAACAATATTTGATGAATTATTACGTGGTAGCCATTGCCTTAATTGCTTACGGTGTTGCGTTCATCTATATTGAACGACAAAATCGTGATGTAACGATGGCAACATTAGAGCAATTAACGACAAAAACGGCGTTATTTATTGGTATGGCGCAAGTGCTTGCTTTAATTCCTGGAACAAGCCGTTCAGGTGCAACTATTTTGATGGCCGTATTACTTGGAACAAGTCGATTTGTGGCAACTGAATTTTCATTCTTTTTAGGTATCCCTGCAATGTTTGGGTTGAGTGGATTAAAAATATTGAAATTTGGCTTTCACTATACGGTAGATGAATTGTTTATTTTAATCATTGGTATGTTAGTATCATTTGTTGTATCGATGATTGTTATTCAAAAATTAGTCAACTATGTCAAACGCCATGATTTTACGTTGTTTGGAAAATATCGAATTGCTTTAGGGATTGCGGTATTAGTTGCAAGTTTTTTCTTATAA
- a CDS encoding acetate kinase has protein sequence MSKTIAINAGSSSLKFQLFQMPQEDVLAKGLVERIGLKDSVFSVKYGNGEKHEVVLDIKDHDQAVQMLLDTLLELNIVAQYDEITGVGHRVVAGGEIFKDSAVVTDAVLEQIESLAEYAPLHQMAEVAGIKAFKKLLPNVTSVAVFDTSFHANMPEKAYVYSLPYEYYEKHGARRYGAHGTSHNYVSRRAAALLNKDIKDLKIITCHLGNGGSITAVDGGRSVDTSMGFTPLVGVTMGTRTGDFDPSLIPFLMEKENIKDVNEFINIANKKSGLLGISGLSSDMRDVEAAAKEGNKRAQLALDIFYYRIQKYIGSYVAAMNGVDAIVFTAGIGENSKEAREAIISGLTWFGCDIDPEANAKRGEEMIISTPNARVAVLNIPTDEEVEIARDVERLRA, from the coding sequence ATGTCAAAAACAATAGCGATTAACGCAGGAAGTTCGAGTTTAAAATTCCAATTATTCCAAATGCCTCAAGAAGATGTGTTGGCTAAAGGATTAGTAGAGCGTATTGGATTAAAAGATTCAGTGTTTAGTGTGAAATATGGAAACGGCGAAAAACATGAAGTCGTTTTAGACATTAAAGATCACGATCAAGCTGTTCAAATGTTATTAGATACATTATTAGAATTAAATATTGTTGCGCAATATGATGAAATTACAGGTGTGGGTCATCGTGTTGTGGCAGGTGGTGAAATTTTTAAAGATTCAGCAGTTGTCACAGATGCAGTTTTAGAGCAAATTGAAAGTTTAGCGGAATATGCACCATTACATCAAATGGCTGAAGTTGCTGGTATTAAAGCGTTTAAAAAATTATTGCCAAATGTTACAAGTGTAGCGGTATTTGATACGTCTTTCCATGCAAACATGCCAGAAAAAGCATATGTGTATAGTTTGCCATATGAATATTATGAAAAACATGGTGCACGTCGTTACGGTGCTCATGGAACAAGTCATAACTATGTGTCACGTCGTGCAGCAGCATTATTGAACAAAGATATTAAAGATTTAAAAATTATTACATGCCATTTAGGTAATGGTGGTTCAATTACGGCTGTTGATGGTGGTCGTTCGGTAGATACATCTATGGGATTCACGCCATTAGTTGGTGTAACAATGGGAACACGTACAGGTGATTTTGATCCATCTTTAATTCCGTTCTTAATGGAAAAAGAAAACATTAAAGACGTTAATGAGTTTATTAATATTGCGAATAAAAAATCTGGTTTATTAGGTATTTCAGGTTTATCAAGTGATATGCGCGATGTTGAAGCGGCCGCTAAAGAAGGTAATAAACGTGCGCAATTAGCGTTAGATATTTTCTATTACCGTATTCAAAAATACATTGGGTCATACGTAGCAGCGATGAATGGTGTAGACGCGATTGTATTTACAGCGGGTATTGGTGAAAATTCTAAAGAGGCGCGTGAAGCTATTATTTCAGGTTTAACATGGTTCGGTTGTGATATTGACCCTGAAGCGAATGCAAAACGTGGTGAAGAAATGATCATATCAACACCAAATGCACGTGTAGCTGTTTTAAATATTCCTACTGATGAGGAAGTTGAAATTGCTCGTGATGTAGAGCGTCTAAGAGCGTAG
- a CDS encoding class I SAM-dependent methyltransferase produces MTQDKVLRAFEVFQNAVELLHEDVKTSYLEAMAETLQNCVYDYKAQQIDGLPSSQTLNALDGHYTELKAFSLDATQWRKVIQFTFLNAIKNDNIQANHHITPDTIGNLLLYFIQQLVKSDIRLLDITAGAGNLVTLLSEGLKERLVHATAFEVDDVLVSLLAMSSQLQNQLIDIKHQDAVLPLLTSTVNVVASDLPIGYYPKDDVAKEYQVSVSKEHTYAHHLLIENALNHLEDNGWAFFIVPSNVFDTNQAPQLLALLTQQDYFMQAFLTLPKTLFKQESAQKAILMVQRNGERAKKADQVLLGEIPSFKDVRAMQGFVERFSKWASQF; encoded by the coding sequence ATGACACAAGACAAAGTTTTACGTGCGTTTGAAGTGTTTCAAAACGCAGTTGAATTATTGCACGAAGATGTTAAGACGTCCTATTTAGAAGCAATGGCAGAAACGCTTCAAAATTGTGTCTATGACTACAAAGCGCAACAAATTGATGGATTACCATCTAGCCAGACGCTTAATGCTTTGGATGGCCATTATACTGAATTAAAGGCATTTTCGCTTGATGCAACACAATGGCGAAAAGTCATTCAATTCACTTTTTTAAATGCCATTAAAAACGATAACATTCAGGCTAATCATCATATTACTCCAGATACCATCGGTAATTTGTTACTTTATTTTATCCAGCAACTAGTAAAGTCGGACATTCGTCTATTAGATATAACGGCTGGAGCGGGAAATTTAGTAACGCTATTGAGTGAGGGGTTGAAAGAACGGTTAGTGCATGCGACAGCGTTTGAGGTTGATGATGTGTTGGTGAGCTTATTGGCAATGTCGAGTCAATTGCAAAATCAACTGATCGATATTAAACATCAAGATGCGGTTTTACCATTATTGACGTCAACGGTCAATGTTGTAGCCAGTGACTTACCGATAGGCTATTATCCAAAAGATGATGTGGCTAAAGAATATCAAGTGTCTGTTTCGAAAGAACATACATACGCACATCATTTGCTGATTGAAAATGCATTGAATCATTTGGAAGATAATGGCTGGGCATTTTTTATTGTGCCATCTAATGTGTTCGATACAAATCAAGCACCACAATTATTGGCGTTATTAACGCAACAAGATTATTTTATGCAAGCCTTTCTAACACTGCCTAAAACGTTATTTAAACAGGAAAGTGCACAAAAAGCGATTTTAATGGTCCAACGAAATGGGGAACGTGCCAAAAAAGCCGACCAAGTATTGCTGGGAGAAATACCGTCATTCAAAGATGTTAGAGCGATGCAAGGTTTTGTTGAACGTTTTTCTAAATGGGCGAGCCAATTTTAG